A single genomic interval of Pseudomonas sp. FeN3W harbors:
- the napE gene encoding periplasmic nitrate reductase, NapE protein, with translation MKAAPNDSHPAEVSSKREETRLFVFLIVFLFPILSVLLVSSYGFAVWILQMIFGPPGPS, from the coding sequence ATGAAAGCAGCACCGAATGACAGCCATCCCGCCGAGGTATCGAGCAAGCGGGAAGAGACCCGCCTCTTCGTATTCCTCATCGTCTTCCTGTTTCCCATCCTCAGCGTCCTGCTGGTCAGCAGCTATGGCTTCGCTGTCTGGATTCTGCAGATGATCTTCGGTCCGCCGGGACCCTCCTGA
- a CDS encoding chaperone NapD gives MNATLHIASLLVHCRPELLAAVKANLSLLPGLELHQQSPNGKLVVVLEAEHESRILDAIEHIQHLPGVLNAALIYHEELLEGDA, from the coding sequence ATGAACGCAACCCTGCATATCGCCAGCCTGCTGGTGCACTGCCGCCCGGAACTGTTGGCCGCGGTCAAGGCCAACCTGAGCCTGCTGCCGGGGCTCGAACTGCACCAGCAAAGCCCCAACGGCAAGCTGGTGGTCGTACTGGAAGCCGAGCATGAAAGCCGCATCCTCGATGCGATCGAGCACATCCAGCACCTGCCTGGCGTGCTCAATGCCGCATTGATCTACCACGAAGAACTCCTCGAAGGAGACGCCTGA